A portion of the Edaphobacter lichenicola genome contains these proteins:
- a CDS encoding AsmA family protein: protein MIEEKYERVNGSSSGSSGKWRAIWKWFFVSLLIAVIVLATIGEVVLHRAMPILKGRVLETLSTRFNSRVEMDGFSVSVLKGLEVSGDGLRIYPVDEVVAAGATDPLIALGHFSFHANLMGLFVKPMRVGTVHVSGMVLHIPPREMRKQAPPHARHMGKIKIIVDEIVFDDSKLILGTIKPNKDPKEFDMSRIVMRNIGPDAPWKYDATLVNAIPKGDIHATGTFGPWDNESPGDSTVTGNYTFDHVDLNTIKGIGGMLSSVGEFNGQLNKIVVDGTTETPNFSLDTADHPVPLHTKFHAIVDGTSGDTYLQPVQARLGSSDFSCSGAVVNVKGKGHIIDLDVNVPNGQIQDFLKLAVKTSPVVMTGKLQMKTKLHIRPGRESVSQKIGLKGGFTLGEIHFTNPEVEDKVDMLSLRAQGDPKAAKPGAEDVQSQMVGQFVLGDGKISFSKLNYTLPGADVMLVGEYTLDGEKFEFAGKVRTKAKLSQMVASKWKSVLLKPVDPFFKKNGAGAEIPVKVSGTRSAPKFGLDLGHKAANNTGDEGGK, encoded by the coding sequence GTGATCGAAGAAAAGTACGAACGAGTAAATGGTTCAAGTTCCGGTAGCTCCGGCAAGTGGCGGGCGATCTGGAAGTGGTTTTTTGTTTCTCTATTGATCGCGGTTATCGTCTTGGCGACGATCGGTGAAGTGGTGTTACATCGCGCGATGCCGATTTTGAAAGGGCGCGTTCTCGAAACACTGAGCACACGGTTCAATAGCCGGGTGGAGATGGACGGTTTTTCCGTTTCAGTGTTGAAGGGGCTTGAAGTCTCCGGAGACGGTCTGAGGATCTATCCCGTTGATGAAGTTGTGGCTGCCGGGGCTACCGATCCGCTAATTGCGCTGGGGCATTTTTCGTTTCATGCAAATCTGATGGGGCTCTTTGTGAAGCCGATGCGTGTGGGGACAGTACATGTGTCGGGCATGGTACTTCATATTCCGCCGCGTGAGATGCGAAAGCAGGCGCCACCGCATGCACGGCATATGGGCAAGATTAAGATCATCGTTGATGAAATTGTGTTCGATGATTCGAAGCTGATACTTGGGACGATCAAGCCGAATAAGGATCCGAAGGAGTTCGATATGAGCCGCATTGTGATGCGGAACATTGGCCCGGATGCTCCGTGGAAGTATGACGCGACGCTGGTGAACGCAATTCCGAAGGGTGACATCCATGCAACGGGAACGTTTGGACCGTGGGACAACGAGAGTCCAGGGGATTCGACGGTGACGGGCAACTATACGTTCGATCATGTGGATTTAAATACAATCAAGGGAATCGGCGGGATGTTGTCTTCGGTTGGGGAATTTAATGGGCAGCTCAATAAGATCGTTGTAGACGGGACTACGGAGACGCCGAATTTTTCGCTCGATACGGCAGATCATCCGGTGCCGCTGCATACGAAGTTTCATGCGATTGTGGATGGGACCAGCGGCGATACGTATCTGCAGCCGGTGCAGGCGCGGTTGGGAAGCTCTGACTTCAGCTGTAGCGGCGCAGTGGTGAATGTAAAGGGAAAAGGGCACATCATCGATCTGGATGTGAACGTGCCGAATGGGCAGATACAGGACTTTCTGAAGCTTGCCGTGAAGACGTCGCCTGTAGTGATGACGGGAAAGCTGCAGATGAAGACGAAGCTGCATATTCGTCCAGGAAGGGAGAGTGTGTCGCAAAAGATAGGATTGAAGGGTGGGTTCACTTTGGGGGAGATCCACTTCACGAATCCCGAGGTGGAGGACAAGGTGGATATGTTGAGTCTGCGGGCGCAGGGTGATCCGAAGGCCGCTAAGCCGGGCGCAGAGGATGTGCAATCGCAGATGGTGGGTCAGTTTGTACTGGGTGACGGCAAGATAAGCTTCAGCAAGCTCAACTACACTCTGCCAGGCGCGGACGTAATGCTTGTGGGGGAGTACACGCTGGATGGTGAGAAGTTCGAGTTTGCAGGGAAGGTGAGAACGAAGGCGAAGCTCTCGCAGATGGTGGCGTCGAAGTGGAAGTCGGTTTTGCTGAAGCCGGTAGATCCGTTCTTCAAGAAGAATGGTGCGGGGGCAGAGATTCCGGTCAAGGTGAGCGGGACCCGGTCGGCGCCAAAGTTTGGACTGGACCTTGGACACAAGGCCGCTAACAATACGGGCGATGAAGGCGGAAAGTAG